Below is a genomic region from Methanococcus vannielii SB.
GGTTAGCTCTTTGGGGGTTATTATGTTCATTTTATCACTCTATATTGTGTTTAATTTACCTGTGGCTACCGCTGGTAGGCACAATAATGATCATGGGCCTCGGAGTCGATAGTCTCGTCATCGGCAATTTTATGTCTGTAAAAACGTACATGGGAACTCATGACATAGGCGGTAACAGTGAAAGAGCGTTCACCACCGAGAAGTATATGGTTGATTCGTATTCCCTCGTCACATATGTATTTGATACATGGGCTGAACGACTCGAGTTATGTGAAAAATGAAAAAGAGTTTACTCAGGGTTAGTGAAACAAGTGTGGACTTGTACACTTTTGCAAGTTTTTACTTGTGCAGGGGCACAAATGATCCACCGATATTTCTGTGTAGATATGGTTTACGATAGTCCGACATAAATCCGACCGGACATAGGATATAGTACATCGAATGAACCCATTGATTACATAATCAGCTCACTACGGGGACTTCCACAGTTATATGCGATCCACACCGAATCGGATATCGTTGATTCATATTTTTAGTATGATTATATGTTCGATAGATTGGCGGTAATGTCAACATTTGCTAATTCCTTTATAGTTCGTTCCGATGCGACTACTTAGCTATTCATACTGTGTGTATTTGTGTTTAAAAGTACGTACGTAGTTACATAAAAATATATAAACATACGAACAACAGTCCGATATGTATTTACAGTCCACAGGTGTTTTATTTACGTCTCAACCGTATTGATACAGCTTATATTCACTATATATCATAGTAAACTACACTGATCGAGCTACATCACTTATGCTAGTGATCAGTAGCTTCAAAACCTCATCAAAGTTGTATCCACACTTACTCACTTATAGTACTGCAGTACTAGTTTACCGTGTCTTCATTATATGTGGCCGCGTAATACGCCGTAGACTCTCGGTATCATCATATATGCTACTGTTTTTTAGTATCTATCACTAGATCTAACCGTTTAATGTTAAATCGTTGAAAAAAGCGCAGAACATTATATAATCGTGATCTGAGAGTGTAGGGTCGTGTAACTGTGGTGTAAATTAGTGTAGGGGGGTGTACCCCTGCAAAAAATGTCGCGGTTTTTCCGCACTTAATTACCCTATAGTGTAATATGGTACGTTTTCAGGAAAATTTCAAGTTTTTCGAAAACTTTGGCTTTTTTGAATGTAAATTAATGCATGTCAAAATATGAACAAAACAAAATTACTAAATAATGATAGCGCCATTATTCAATTATTCAAAATAAACTGATTTTTCGGAGTTATATGATCACGGGGGTATGCATGTCGGCCCTAATGTTTATATATCAAAACAACTGTATAATTAATTGACTAATCAGTCAGTGGATGAGATACATATGAAAGCAAATATTGAAGACAAAAGAAAAGCCGTTATGGATGCCGCATTGAAACTATTCACCGAACGTGGATTTCACGGTACATCTACAGCCCAGATTTCAAAAGAAGCAGGAGTAGCTACGGGTACGCTCTTTCATTACTTTCCAACGAAAGAAGACCTAATAAACAACCTGTATTTTGAAGTAAAAGGAGATTTAAGTCGAACAATGGTAAAAGACCTCGAATTACAAAATACTTTCAAAGATAAGTTGAAGAAAATATGGGATAATTTAGTTAGATGGGGCTTAGATAACCATAACGAATTCCTATTTGTCGGCCAATTTTGCAATTCCCCATACATATCGAATTTTACACGTGAAGAAGTGATGAAAGAGTACGTATTCTTACACAAACTCGTTGATGACGGAATAAAAAATGGGGACGTTAAAGAATTACCCTCAGAACTGATAATCGCAATGTTTTACCAAAACAGCAGGACCTTGGTAGATGTAATTTCTGGTTGTGGCCCATCCTGCAACGAAAATAAATTTATTGATGATGGATTTGAGATAGTCTGGAACGGACTAACCAAAAACTAATTTTTTTAGTTAAACTATGATTGATTAGTCAATTAAAAATATAGTAATTATTTATCACAAAAAAATCCTTAGTAAAGGTGAGAGTATGTATTGTCCATATACGTGTAACCCATATCTTAGTGGCCTTGTAATGGTCATATTATTCATTTTATTCAGCTTTATATTTTCAGCAATATTCTGGAAAACCAAGAAATGGATGGAGTGTATTGAAGCTAAATGTATGAAAAAAAAGTGTAAAACTGAAGAAAAGTAATCAGTTCTTTTCTTTTTTAGTTATTTTGAAAATATGCCTGAACAGCAAATTTTTCCCCTTTTTTCAAGATGCCTAAATTATATATGCCATAAAAACAGAGTATTATTTGACTGAGTAGTCAATCTTAAACCAATCTTGTAATTTACTCAATAATTCAGAAAAATCGAGTGTGAAAATATGGAATCAAACAAAACTTTCAAATTAAGCGAAAAAGTGACGGTAGAAAAAGTTTCATATAAAAACAAATACGGAATCACCGTTGCAGCAGATATGTACCTGTCAAAAGACATAGACAAATCCCAAAAATATCCTGCAATCGTTATCGGAACACCTTATGGTGGTGTAAAAGAGCAGGGTGCAGGTATTTACGCACAAAATTTGGCAGAAAGAGGGTTTGTAACAATTGCATTTGATGAATCATATAATGGAGAAAGCAGTGGGGAGCCTAGGCATATATCTTCACCCGATTTATTTGTGGAAGATTTTAGCGCAGGAGTGGACTTTTTAGGAACAAGGCCGTTTGTAGATAGAAACAAAATCGGTGCTATTGGCATTTGCGGAAGTGGGGCATTTTCAATTACTGCAGCCCAGGTAGACCCCAGAATTAAGGCCGTAGCTACTGCAAGTATGTACGACATGAGTAGAATGATCCGAAACGGATGGGAAGATTCAATGACTGATGAACAGCGTGCTCAAACCTTAGTTCAGCTTGGTGAGCAACGATGGAAAGATTTTGAGAACAGTACTCCTGAATTACCTGCTGGTTTTCCTAACGAACCTGCTGACGTTATTCCCGAAGGATTGGATCCAATTACAAGTGAATTCTTTGAATACTATGGAATGAAACGTGGACATCATCCTAATGCAGGAGCCGCATTTACTATAACTAGCAGCATGTCTTTCATGAATTTCCCTTTGATGAAGTATATAAAAACGATTTCACCAAGACCAATTTTATTTATTATCGGTGAAAATGCTCATTCCAGATATTTCAGTGAAGATGCTTACAAAATGGCTACAGAACCAAAAGAACTATATATTGTACCGGGTGCAAGACATATCGACTTGTACGATGGTGGGGACAATGACTGTATTCCATTTGACAAATTGGAAGGATTTTTCAAAGAACATTTGGAATAAACCCAAACTGGTCGAATAATAAATCAAAGCTAACATTGAAATGAGGAGAACTTATGGAATACCGAAAATTACCTCACGGTGGTGAAAAGGTCAGCACTATCGGCATTGGATCAGGGAGCTTGAAAGATGCCACACCACAAGAGATCAAAGATATCGTCAGTTATGGTATGGACCAGGGCGTAAACCTGATCGATACCGTTATGTATGACACAAATGCGGTAGATCCAATTGCTGAAACATTGAATGGGTATCGTGACGAGATGATGATGCAACTACACCTTGGCGTGTGGTATCCAAAAGGAACATATTCAAGGACAAGAGTTCTCCGCAATGTTAAAAAGGGTTTTGAGCAGGAATTGAAGAACTACAATACAGACTATGCCGATATTGGCCTCATCAGCTATGTTGATCAGGTTAAAGACTTTGAAAACATCATGTCAAATGGCATTTTTGATTATGCTAAAAAGCTAAAACAAGATGGAACCATTCGACATCTTGGTATTTCATCCCATTCTGAAGAGATATGTAAACTCTTTATCGAAACTGGTGAAATCGATGTCATAATGTTCAGCATTAATGCAGCTTATGATTTTAGTCCGTCCAGAGGCATGCTCTCTTTATCTAACGAACGTATGGAACTCTATCGAGAATGTGAAAAACAAGGGATCGGAATCACAGTTATGAAAGCGTATGGTGGTGGACAGCTATTAAATGAAAAAACATCACCTTTCAAACGTGTTATGACAATTCCTCAATGCATACAGTATACATTGGATCGTCCAGGCGTTATTTCATGTCTTCCGGGGGTACGGTCAAGAGCAGATTTGGATTATGCACTTAAATTTTACTCGGCTTCTGAAAAAGAACGAGATTATTCATTTATTGGCAATCTACCACATAAGGAAATGACCGGTACTTGTATATACTGTAACCACTGTCAACCGTGTCCATCCAAAATCGATATTGGTTCAGTAAATAAGTATTTAGACCTTTCAAGAGTGGGTGATGACCTTGCAAAAGACCACTACATGAAGTTAAGTAAAAATGCAAATGACTGCACCAATTGTGGCACCTGCGAAAAGAACTGTCCGTTTAATGTGGATATACGTGGCAGAATGATTGAAGCAAAAAAGTATTTTGGTTCAATAAATAATGCAAAAAAATGAAATCCGAATATTCTAGGTGACAAAATGAACGATTCAACAGATTTAAGCAATAGCGTAATTTTCCCAAAAGGAGAAGAACTTCCAGAATTTTTGAGCAAGTATTTTTCGGGTAAAGTATGGGTCAGTATGTTAGTTGGAAGAGATAACGAATTCAATTGCCCGATTGGAAATGTGACATTTGAACCAGGCTGTATAAATAACTGGCATAAACATCCCGGAGGACAGATTTTACTGGTTACCGGTGGTCGTGGTTACTATCAAGAAGAAGGAAAACCTGCTCAGGAACTTAAAGCTGGAGATGTAGTTGAAATTCCTTCAAACGTAAAACACTGGCACGGGGCAGCTCATGACAGCTGGTTTGTACATCTTTCCGTTGAGACAAATTCAAAAGCAGGTCCTGCAGAATGGTTAGAACCCGTATCTGACGAAGAATACTGCGATCTGAAATAGGATATTTAAAACGTGATACTTATGAACTCGCTTATATTTAACCCGTTTTCAGGAGCTGCTGGTGACATGATTTTGGGATGCACCATGGACCTTGGGGCCGATAGAAATTACGTAA
It encodes:
- a CDS encoding TetR/AcrR family transcriptional regulator gives rise to the protein MKANIEDKRKAVMDAALKLFTERGFHGTSTAQISKEAGVATGTLFHYFPTKEDLINNLYFEVKGDLSRTMVKDLELQNTFKDKLKKIWDNLVRWGLDNHNEFLFVGQFCNSPYISNFTREEVMKEYVFLHKLVDDGIKNGDVKELPSELIIAMFYQNSRTLVDVISGCGPSCNENKFIDDGFEIVWNGLTKN
- a CDS encoding alpha/beta hydrolase, whose amino-acid sequence is MESNKTFKLSEKVTVEKVSYKNKYGITVAADMYLSKDIDKSQKYPAIVIGTPYGGVKEQGAGIYAQNLAERGFVTIAFDESYNGESSGEPRHISSPDLFVEDFSAGVDFLGTRPFVDRNKIGAIGICGSGAFSITAAQVDPRIKAVATASMYDMSRMIRNGWEDSMTDEQRAQTLVQLGEQRWKDFENSTPELPAGFPNEPADVIPEGLDPITSEFFEYYGMKRGHHPNAGAAFTITSSMSFMNFPLMKYIKTISPRPILFIIGENAHSRYFSEDAYKMATEPKELYIVPGARHIDLYDGGDNDCIPFDKLEGFFKEHLE
- a CDS encoding aldo/keto reductase translates to MEYRKLPHGGEKVSTIGIGSGSLKDATPQEIKDIVSYGMDQGVNLIDTVMYDTNAVDPIAETLNGYRDEMMMQLHLGVWYPKGTYSRTRVLRNVKKGFEQELKNYNTDYADIGLISYVDQVKDFENIMSNGIFDYAKKLKQDGTIRHLGISSHSEEICKLFIETGEIDVIMFSINAAYDFSPSRGMLSLSNERMELYRECEKQGIGITVMKAYGGGQLLNEKTSPFKRVMTIPQCIQYTLDRPGVISCLPGVRSRADLDYALKFYSASEKERDYSFIGNLPHKEMTGTCIYCNHCQPCPSKIDIGSVNKYLDLSRVGDDLAKDHYMKLSKNANDCTNCGTCEKNCPFNVDIRGRMIEAKKYFGSINNAKK
- a CDS encoding cupin domain-containing protein encodes the protein MNDSTDLSNSVIFPKGEELPEFLSKYFSGKVWVSMLVGRDNEFNCPIGNVTFEPGCINNWHKHPGGQILLVTGGRGYYQEEGKPAQELKAGDVVEIPSNVKHWHGAAHDSWFVHLSVETNSKAGPAEWLEPVSDEEYCDLK